In Streptomyces nodosus, one DNA window encodes the following:
- a CDS encoding VMAP-C domain-containing protein: MTDGHAPGASSGLDAARRALRELVMAATVRIHRPGVGYALDEPGTFLGSGFFIAPNWVLTCAHVALGGEGGEVTVVHGTGPGHDWSAVPGSVAVTLPEHPGAAGHGNWPTPDLALVQLREPVDHDCVYVSERPAAYYGEGRVYYAGWTAMGGRLQALDGPLSVQGTLGGWSSGVQMRLGHNDLPPGVSGGPVIDPLRGEVIGVLKSRSDRGDGGTSTGIEQLRALSVPRDGIRSEHGDLYQAVFHAHDRYHRDRQRHPDSDRPTWADVQGRLGARPGRALSPDERIQLLGRLADLPPPVSTRGLLDVLDTLPDLRDAIPQPAPRGWRDGLGALYEGARQDGALELVLHYAMGVMAAERPFETPGTGDAEQALWEWVRQHAEGLGLRYRRALAQQRIELLRRRTAPAPLPPRHGTDEPPGLAPARAAPVHDPAVGAEPAHPQAYALDEALRPFALLELVQRGWEPDRCDGRISVARPDGEVVRLAEAERLSLTELPGALTGPLAEAFRHCDRPGRPAVLQVALPRTLLGLPVDGWRSGAADRPLGAERPVVVRCADRDRGPGAEEFEAFEAFEKEPFEVDEEQREREARWRWVHVHDSRPEVLDCDDGLRVPLPSLDRLRGLSRGAVPILCRYGDRRFEDDTAALARIVHGGFGVALWRRWRGQKDAVCGEFHRRAGDTVAGAGGAERLPELVYELRAGLRAGRAETYWADGIALLYDDPHRPLPGSDELLEAP; the protein is encoded by the coding sequence ATGACGGACGGGCACGCCCCGGGCGCATCGAGCGGCCTCGACGCGGCCCGCCGTGCACTGCGTGAACTCGTCATGGCGGCGACCGTGCGCATCCATCGGCCGGGGGTCGGGTATGCCCTCGACGAGCCCGGCACATTTCTCGGCAGCGGGTTCTTCATCGCGCCGAACTGGGTTCTGACCTGCGCGCATGTGGCACTGGGCGGGGAAGGGGGCGAGGTCACCGTGGTGCATGGGACCGGCCCGGGGCACGACTGGTCCGCCGTGCCCGGCTCCGTCGCGGTGACGCTCCCGGAGCACCCGGGGGCCGCGGGGCACGGCAACTGGCCGACCCCGGACCTCGCCCTGGTCCAGCTCCGCGAGCCCGTCGACCACGACTGCGTCTATGTCTCCGAACGCCCCGCCGCGTACTACGGCGAGGGCAGGGTGTACTACGCCGGCTGGACCGCGATGGGCGGCCGGCTGCAGGCTCTGGACGGGCCCCTCTCGGTGCAGGGCACCCTGGGAGGGTGGTCGTCGGGGGTGCAGATGCGCCTCGGCCACAACGACCTTCCCCCGGGGGTCTCCGGAGGGCCCGTCATCGACCCGCTGCGCGGTGAGGTCATCGGCGTCCTGAAGTCCAGGTCGGACCGCGGCGACGGGGGCACCTCCACCGGGATCGAGCAGCTGCGGGCGCTGTCCGTGCCCCGGGACGGCATACGCAGTGAGCACGGCGATCTCTACCAGGCCGTCTTCCACGCCCATGACCGCTACCACCGGGACCGGCAGCGGCACCCCGACTCGGACCGTCCCACCTGGGCGGACGTGCAGGGCCGGCTCGGCGCACGGCCCGGACGCGCGCTCAGCCCCGACGAGCGGATCCAGTTGCTGGGCCGCCTCGCGGACCTGCCGCCGCCGGTCAGCACCCGTGGACTGCTCGACGTCCTGGACACCCTGCCTGACCTCAGGGACGCGATCCCGCAGCCGGCTCCGCGCGGCTGGCGCGACGGCCTGGGCGCGCTCTACGAGGGCGCCCGTCAGGACGGCGCGCTGGAACTCGTGCTCCACTACGCGATGGGGGTCATGGCCGCCGAGCGGCCCTTCGAGACGCCCGGTACGGGCGACGCGGAACAGGCCCTGTGGGAGTGGGTGCGGCAGCACGCCGAGGGTCTCGGCCTGCGGTACCGCCGCGCCCTGGCCCAGCAGCGGATCGAACTGCTCCGGCGGCGCACCGCCCCCGCCCCGCTGCCCCCGCGGCACGGCACGGACGAGCCGCCGGGCCTCGCGCCCGCCCGGGCCGCCCCGGTGCACGACCCGGCGGTGGGCGCCGAGCCCGCGCACCCCCAGGCGTACGCCCTCGATGAGGCACTGCGCCCCTTCGCCCTGCTGGAACTCGTCCAGCGGGGCTGGGAACCGGACCGCTGCGACGGGCGGATCTCGGTGGCCCGCCCCGACGGAGAGGTCGTCCGCCTCGCCGAGGCCGAGCGGCTGTCGCTGACCGAGCTGCCGGGAGCGCTCACCGGACCGCTCGCGGAGGCCTTCCGCCACTGCGACCGGCCGGGACGGCCCGCCGTGCTCCAGGTCGCACTGCCCCGAACACTGCTCGGACTCCCCGTGGACGGCTGGCGGTCGGGGGCGGCCGACCGCCCGCTCGGCGCCGAACGCCCGGTCGTGGTGCGCTGCGCCGACCGCGACCGGGGGCCCGGCGCCGAGGAGTTCGAGGCGTTCGAGGCGTTCGAGAAAGAGCCCTTCGAGGTCGACGAGGAGCAACGGGAGCGGGAGGCCCGCTGGCGGTGGGTCCATGTGCACGACAGCCGGCCCGAAGTCCTCGACTGCGACGACGGGTTGCGCGTCCCCCTCCCCTCCCTGGACCGGCTGCGGGGACTGTCCCGCGGCGCGGTCCCCATCCTGTGCCGCTACGGCGACCGACGGTTCGAGGACGACACCGCGGCACTCGCGCGCATCGTGCACGGCGGTTTCGGGGTGGCGCTGTGGCGCCGCTGGCGGGGACAGAAGGACGCCGTGTGCGGGGAGTTCCACCGCCGGGCGGGCGACACGGTCGCCGGGGCGGGCGGCGCCGAACGGCTTCCGGAGCTGGTGTACGAGCTGCGGGCGGGGCTGCGCGCGGGCCGGGCGGAGACCTACTGGGCCGACGGCATCGCCCTGCTCTACGACGATCCGCACCGGCCGCTGCCGGGAAGCGACGAGCTGCTGGAGGCGCCGTGA
- a CDS encoding AAA family ATPase produces the protein MSESSEWLIYRGAGEPHEGIDRLPAPPPWRDFTGRDAAAGTGGEGSEDRRLGAHRHLAELHRPGAEELEMINAALYLRRPLLVTGSPGAGKSTLAHSVAYELGLGNVLRWSIVSRSTLQDGLYHYDAIARLQDVQIAAQGNGGATPPTEGGQGFGTGSPGAAENIGSYIRLGPLGTALLPSDTPRVLLIDELDKSDIDLPNDLLNVLEEGEFAIPELERLADRLPDGEAEVLTADGTRARVRDGRVRCRAFPFVVLTSNGERDFPAPLMRRCIHLQLGRPDHTRLATFVRAHLGDEAARAGDDLISRFLERSRSELLAADQLLNAIYLTDAAAPPSRDRLADLLIQRLDRPR, from the coding sequence ATGAGCGAATCCAGCGAGTGGCTCATCTACCGAGGCGCCGGCGAACCCCACGAGGGGATCGACCGGCTGCCCGCGCCCCCTCCGTGGCGGGACTTCACCGGCCGGGACGCGGCGGCGGGCACGGGCGGCGAGGGGTCCGAGGACCGCAGGCTCGGCGCGCACCGTCATCTGGCCGAGCTGCACCGGCCCGGCGCCGAGGAACTGGAGATGATCAACGCGGCGCTGTATCTGCGCCGCCCGCTGCTGGTCACCGGCAGCCCCGGGGCGGGCAAGAGCACCCTCGCCCACTCCGTCGCCTACGAGCTGGGGCTCGGCAACGTCCTGCGCTGGTCCATCGTCAGCCGCTCCACGCTCCAGGACGGCCTCTATCACTACGACGCCATCGCCCGCCTCCAGGACGTGCAGATCGCGGCCCAGGGCAACGGCGGTGCCACGCCGCCCACGGAGGGAGGCCAGGGGTTCGGGACGGGCTCGCCCGGCGCGGCCGAGAACATCGGCAGCTATATCCGCCTCGGCCCCCTCGGCACCGCCCTGCTGCCCTCCGACACCCCGCGCGTGCTGCTCATCGACGAGCTGGACAAGAGCGACATCGACCTCCCCAACGACCTGCTCAATGTGCTGGAGGAGGGGGAGTTCGCGATCCCCGAGCTGGAGCGCCTCGCCGACCGGCTGCCGGACGGCGAGGCCGAGGTGCTCACCGCCGACGGCACCAGGGCCCGGGTGCGGGACGGCAGGGTGCGCTGCCGTGCCTTCCCCTTCGTCGTCCTGACCAGCAACGGGGAGCGCGACTTCCCCGCCCCGCTGATGCGCCGGTGCATCCACCTCCAGCTGGGCCGCCCCGACCACACGCGGCTCGCCACCTTCGTACGCGCCCACCTCGGCGACGAGGCGGCCCGCGCGGGCGACGATCTGATCAGCCGCTTCCTGGAGCGGTCGCGCAGCGAACTCCTCGCCGCCGACCAGCTGCTGAACGCCATCTACCTCACCGACGCGGCTGCCCCGCCCAGCCGCGACCGCCTCGCCGATCTGCTCATCCAGCGACTCGACCGGCCGAGGTGA
- a CDS encoding SAV_2336 N-terminal domain-related protein, translating to MPDATARHGPDRRGEQPGAGPPVPSAGDPIAELVAVLRDIGLDPDGVQLCDALWLARWTRPVPLGEPAQEQPPGPAGPGVPPARTRFSGGTITEPPRSRPVPPEPLPYQGEGHPRVALYPVPPHGREHGRGRTRTSALPVGVPVAPALPSPLELQRALRPLQGYRSAAPPLRSVLDETATAELSARAGGLVLPVFRAVTRADARLQMVLDVSSSMRVWDQMFAELIQVFGQLGAFRDIQLSYLHQGPDGAPAVSRSPEPGSAPLHSADRLSDPTGRRITLLVSDCAGPLWRSGHAHRLLHQLARQAPAAVLQPLPQRMWNRTRLPVSHGELTRGESLGGATALRVRTPGGPPPQARQGALPVPVLPPEPVALGAWARLLSGAGSGPVAGAVGWVRADQPPAPAPRPGRRPSALELVSRFRSTASPAAGRLAVYLAAAPLCLPVMQLVQRTMLPGSGPSELAEVLLSGLLTRTGEDHGTDGVQWYAFAPGVQESLLSPLGRDEAVLVLKHCSEYIEQRFGKGGPNFPALALAQLGDGGPARPYAPDTAYPEENGDNGGAAPVPQPFAEVAARVLERFMPGPRQPALYGSREGAGPPTARPPHRAVVRARSLVERFDREGMIQDLIDAVQLLRGATEHQPAGSTDPELWAAYAHAALRLWQVLGGAELLREAETAADRAVAHPRALRERAVLARVLSASATDRRRHGDRRGALDLLRRADREYAVACAAPELDEEEALELTLERVGALESQWRLGGDSALLQGAVGMLEAFADAWPDPLHRPPGLPLAHGRILLRLSGVTADPEQARRYAGQAAQSLRGALENVPGGDGESPVQEPRERVRVLLDLVDALLGAGGAPDEAQARVVEALGLTREQGLRAALLVRAGRIGAARYAETGEPDELLDAASHFARAAQRMSRDAPAHADVLAEWGETLLRRAALETGSRTLEPLSRAIRVLRDCRTETPAGSPHLAYRLLLLGRALMLRYRARGDRVDLREAEHLFGLAAGEAHDPLLAARCRLEAGQVQFEAYQTLGRPSRLDEAVDAFRAAAEAAREAEQEAETDRRRQETVELGAQAHHWRGMSYEAAARPRAAREAYRAARAEWARLPEDHVGAGEPTARQTAQRLAELE from the coding sequence ATGCCCGACGCGACGGCACGTCATGGTCCCGACCGGCGCGGCGAGCAGCCCGGCGCCGGACCTCCCGTCCCCTCTGCGGGCGACCCGATCGCCGAACTGGTCGCCGTGCTGCGGGACATCGGCCTCGACCCCGACGGGGTGCAGCTGTGCGACGCGCTCTGGCTGGCCCGCTGGACCCGTCCGGTGCCTCTTGGGGAGCCCGCGCAGGAGCAGCCGCCCGGGCCCGCCGGTCCGGGCGTCCCACCCGCCCGGACCCGGTTCTCCGGCGGCACGATCACCGAACCGCCGCGCTCCCGCCCGGTTCCGCCGGAACCGCTGCCGTACCAGGGGGAGGGCCACCCGCGCGTCGCCCTGTACCCGGTGCCCCCGCACGGCAGGGAGCACGGCCGGGGCAGGACGCGGACCTCGGCGCTGCCGGTCGGCGTGCCCGTCGCCCCCGCTCTCCCCAGCCCCCTCGAACTCCAGCGCGCCTTACGGCCGTTACAGGGCTACCGGAGCGCCGCGCCACCGCTGAGGTCGGTGCTCGACGAAACGGCGACGGCGGAGCTGAGCGCCCGGGCCGGCGGTCTGGTGCTGCCCGTCTTCCGCGCGGTCACCCGGGCTGACGCGCGGCTGCAGATGGTGCTCGACGTCTCCTCGTCGATGCGGGTGTGGGACCAGATGTTCGCCGAACTCATCCAGGTGTTCGGCCAGTTGGGGGCGTTCCGGGACATCCAGCTGAGCTATCTGCACCAGGGCCCGGACGGCGCGCCCGCGGTCAGCCGCAGCCCCGAGCCGGGCAGCGCCCCGCTGCACTCGGCCGACCGGCTGAGCGACCCCACGGGCCGCCGTATCACCCTGCTGGTCAGCGACTGTGCGGGCCCCCTCTGGCGCAGCGGGCACGCCCACCGGCTGCTGCACCAGCTGGCCCGGCAGGCTCCCGCCGCGGTGCTCCAGCCGCTTCCGCAGCGCATGTGGAACCGCACCCGGCTGCCCGTCAGCCATGGCGAGCTGACCCGCGGGGAATCGCTCGGCGGCGCCACCGCGCTCCGGGTCCGCACCCCGGGCGGCCCGCCCCCGCAGGCCCGGCAGGGCGCCCTCCCGGTGCCGGTGCTGCCGCCCGAGCCGGTGGCCCTGGGCGCCTGGGCGCGGCTGCTGTCCGGGGCGGGCTCAGGACCGGTGGCAGGCGCCGTGGGCTGGGTGCGCGCCGATCAGCCGCCCGCCCCTGCGCCGCGGCCCGGACGCCGCCCCTCGGCGCTCGAACTGGTCAGCCGCTTCCGCTCCACCGCCTCCCCGGCCGCGGGCCGGCTGGCCGTCTATCTCGCCGCCGCCCCGCTGTGCCTGCCGGTGATGCAACTGGTGCAGCGGACCATGCTGCCCGGATCCGGGCCGTCCGAACTGGCCGAGGTGCTGCTGAGCGGCCTGCTCACCCGGACCGGGGAGGACCACGGCACCGACGGCGTCCAGTGGTACGCGTTCGCGCCCGGGGTGCAGGAGTCCCTGCTGTCCCCGCTCGGCCGGGACGAGGCCGTGCTGGTGCTCAAACACTGCTCGGAGTACATCGAGCAGCGCTTCGGGAAGGGCGGCCCCAACTTCCCCGCCCTCGCCCTGGCGCAGCTCGGCGACGGGGGCCCGGCACGTCCCTACGCGCCCGACACGGCGTATCCGGAGGAGAACGGCGACAACGGCGGCGCGGCCCCGGTCCCCCAGCCCTTCGCCGAGGTGGCCGCGCGGGTCCTGGAGCGCTTCATGCCGGGGCCCCGGCAACCGGCTCTCTACGGGAGCCGGGAAGGAGCGGGGCCGCCCACGGCACGCCCCCCGCACCGGGCGGTCGTCCGGGCTCGTTCCCTGGTGGAGCGGTTCGACCGGGAGGGCATGATCCAGGACCTCATCGACGCCGTGCAGCTGCTGCGGGGCGCCACGGAGCATCAGCCGGCCGGGAGCACCGACCCCGAGCTGTGGGCCGCGTACGCGCATGCCGCCCTGCGGCTGTGGCAGGTGCTGGGCGGCGCGGAACTGCTGCGCGAGGCGGAGACCGCGGCGGACCGGGCCGTGGCCCACCCCCGCGCCCTGCGGGAACGGGCGGTGCTGGCCCGGGTGCTGAGCGCCTCCGCCACCGACCGCAGACGCCACGGCGACCGGCGTGGCGCACTGGACCTGCTGCGCCGCGCGGACCGGGAGTACGCCGTGGCCTGCGCGGCTCCCGAACTGGACGAGGAGGAGGCCCTCGAACTCACCCTGGAGCGCGTCGGCGCACTGGAGTCGCAGTGGCGGCTCGGCGGCGACAGCGCGCTGCTCCAGGGCGCCGTCGGCATGCTGGAGGCGTTCGCCGACGCCTGGCCCGACCCGCTCCACCGGCCCCCCGGACTGCCGCTAGCCCACGGCCGGATCCTGCTGCGCCTCTCGGGCGTCACCGCCGACCCCGAACAGGCCCGCCGCTACGCCGGACAGGCCGCGCAGTCGCTGCGCGGCGCGCTGGAGAACGTCCCCGGGGGAGACGGCGAATCCCCGGTGCAGGAGCCGCGCGAACGGGTCCGCGTCCTCCTCGACCTGGTGGACGCGCTGCTCGGCGCCGGCGGCGCCCCGGACGAGGCCCAGGCACGGGTCGTCGAGGCGCTGGGGCTCACCCGGGAGCAGGGCCTGCGCGCCGCCCTCCTGGTGCGCGCCGGACGCATCGGGGCGGCCCGCTACGCCGAGACCGGCGAACCGGATGAACTCCTCGATGCCGCAAGCCACTTCGCCCGGGCCGCCCAGCGGATGTCGCGGGACGCGCCCGCCCACGCCGATGTGCTGGCCGAGTGGGGCGAGACACTGCTGCGCCGCGCCGCCCTGGAGACCGGCTCCCGGACCCTGGAGCCGCTGTCCCGGGCGATCCGGGTGCTGCGGGACTGCCGCACCGAGACCCCGGCGGGCAGCCCGCACCTCGCCTACCGCCTGCTGCTGCTGGGCCGGGCGCTGATGCTCCGCTACCGGGCCCGGGGCGACCGGGTGGATCTGCGCGAGGCCGAGCACCTCTTCGGGCTCGCCGCGGGGGAGGCACACGATCCGCTGCTGGCCGCCCGCTGCCGGCTGGAGGCGGGCCAGGTGCAGTTCGAGGCGTATCAGACCCTGGGGCGCCCCTCCCGCCTGGACGAGGCCGTCGACGCGTTCCGGGCCGCCGCGGAGGCGGCCCGGGAGGCCGAGCAGGAGGCGGAAACCGACCGGCGACGACAGGAGACCGTCGAACTCGGCGCTCAGGCACACCACTGGCGGGGTATGTCCTACGAGGCGGCGGCCCGTCCGCGCGCGGCCCGCGAGGCGTACCGGGCCGCCCGGGCGGAGTGGGCGAGGCTGCCGGAGGACCATGTGGGCGCGGGCGAACCGACGGCACGGCAGACCGCGCAACGCCTGGCGGAACTGGAGTGA
- the fxsA gene encoding FxSxx-COOH cyclophane-containing RiPP peptide has translation MGVPDGAPFGAPDGQAAEERTREPLPDLLELDLGELRTVEHPVLREVLEELRDRAARPSEMLWGFNSSL, from the coding sequence ATGGGCGTACCGGACGGAGCGCCCTTCGGGGCGCCGGACGGGCAGGCGGCGGAGGAGCGGACGCGGGAGCCGCTGCCCGACCTGCTGGAGCTGGATCTGGGGGAGCTGAGGACGGTCGAGCATCCGGTGCTGCGTGAGGTGCTGGAGGAACTGCGGGACCGGGCGGCACGGCCGAGCGAGATGCTGTGGGGGTTCAACAGCTCCCTGTAG